A section of the Saccharopolyspora gregorii genome encodes:
- a CDS encoding NAD(P)H-dependent flavin oxidoreductase: MDTALCRLTGVRHPIVQTGMGWVAGPRLVSATAEAGALGILASATMSHERLAASIREVRERTDRPFGVNLRADAADAEQRVDLLIRERVPVASFALLPAERLVGKLKDAGIVVIPSVGARRHAEKVAAWGADAVLVQGGEGGGHTGPVATTVLLPQVLDAVDLPVIAAGGFFDGRGLAAALCYGAAGIGMGTRFLLTRDSPVPDEVKRRYLAAGAHEALVTARVDGMPHRMLRSALTDTAESRWRRLPGALRRAAAFKASSGLTWRAMLAEGRSMRRRREMPWSAVLLAANTPALIEAGLVRGDTDAGVLPAGQVVGALDELPGCAELVARIVADAARVLGETAARVTPAAP; this comes from the coding sequence CTGGACACCGCGCTGTGCCGGTTGACCGGGGTGCGCCACCCGATCGTGCAGACCGGGATGGGCTGGGTCGCGGGACCGCGGCTCGTGTCGGCGACCGCGGAGGCGGGTGCGCTCGGCATCCTCGCCTCCGCCACGATGAGCCACGAGCGGCTGGCGGCCTCGATCCGGGAGGTGCGGGAGCGCACCGACCGGCCGTTCGGGGTGAACCTGCGCGCCGATGCCGCCGACGCCGAGCAGCGGGTGGACCTGCTGATCCGCGAACGGGTCCCGGTCGCCTCGTTCGCGCTGCTGCCCGCCGAACGGCTCGTCGGCAAGCTCAAGGACGCGGGCATCGTGGTGATCCCCTCCGTCGGGGCGCGCAGGCACGCCGAGAAGGTCGCGGCGTGGGGCGCGGACGCGGTGCTGGTGCAGGGCGGCGAGGGCGGCGGGCACACCGGCCCGGTCGCCACCACCGTGCTGCTGCCGCAGGTGCTCGACGCGGTGGACCTGCCGGTGATCGCCGCGGGCGGGTTCTTCGACGGTCGCGGGCTGGCCGCCGCGCTCTGCTACGGCGCGGCCGGGATCGGCATGGGCACCCGGTTCCTGCTCACCCGGGACAGCCCGGTGCCGGACGAGGTGAAGCGGCGCTACCTCGCCGCGGGCGCGCACGAAGCGCTGGTGACCGCGCGGGTGGACGGGATGCCGCACCGGATGCTGCGCAGCGCGCTCACCGACACCGCCGAATCCCGGTGGCGGCGGCTGCCCGGCGCGTTGCGGCGGGCGGCGGCGTTCAAGGCGAGCAGCGGGCTGACCTGGCGCGCGATGCTCGCCGAAGGCCGGTCGATGCGGCGCCGCCGCGAGATGCCGTGGAGCGCGGTGCTGCTGGCCGCCAACACGCCCGCGCTGATCGAGGCGGGCCTGGTGCGCGGCGACACCGACGCCGGGGTGCTGCCCGCCGGGCAGGTGGTCGGCGCGCTCGACGAGCTGCCCGGCTGCGCGGAGCTGGTGGCGCGGATCGTCGCGGACGCCGCCCGCGTGCTCGGCGAGACCGCCGCGCGGGTCACGCCCGCGGCGCCATGA
- a CDS encoding TetR/AcrR family transcriptional regulator — MVGSKRSAGDVATTGSRRRAELLAIAADLFARRGFVVTTVREIADAAGILSGSLYHHFDSKESMVDEILREFLGYQQELYAEVLREEHDPRTTITELVRCSFQAMDRYRSAVTIYQNEAKHLAQFDRFAYLRRAGNDFERTWTKVLQQGQRDGVFRDDLHVKIAYRFIRDTVWTTVHWYNPRGRLNAQVIADQHVTLLCEGIMAPRA; from the coding sequence ATGGTGGGAAGCAAGCGCTCGGCCGGGGACGTGGCGACGACCGGGTCGCGGCGGCGGGCGGAACTGCTCGCGATCGCCGCCGACCTGTTCGCGCGGCGCGGCTTCGTGGTCACCACCGTCCGCGAGATCGCCGACGCCGCCGGCATCCTGTCCGGCAGCCTCTACCACCACTTCGACTCCAAGGAGTCGATGGTCGACGAGATCCTCCGCGAATTTCTCGGCTACCAGCAGGAGCTCTACGCCGAGGTGCTGCGCGAGGAGCACGACCCGCGCACCACCATCACCGAGCTGGTGCGGTGCTCGTTCCAGGCGATGGACCGGTACCGCTCGGCGGTGACGATCTACCAGAACGAGGCGAAGCACCTGGCGCAGTTCGACCGCTTCGCCTACCTGCGCCGGGCGGGCAACGACTTCGAGCGCACCTGGACCAAGGTGCTGCAGCAGGGGCAGCGGGACGGCGTGTTCCGCGACGACCTGCACGTCAAGATCGCCTACCGGTTCATCCGGGACACGGTGTGGACCACGGTGCACTGGTACAACCCGCGCGGCAGGCTGAACGCCCAGGTGATCGCCGACCAGCACGTGACGCTGCTGTGCGAGGGGATCATGGCGCCGCGGGCGTGA
- a CDS encoding SDR family oxidoreductase, translating into MTAPAEPAPHALLTGRTALVTAAAGTGIGAATARRMLREGARVVLSDRHERRLEATRAELAELPGARVLAVPCDVTDERQVADLFAAATAEFGRLDVVVNNAGLGGTAAIQDMTDEQWDGVLDVTLNGTFRCTRAAIRHFRDAGGGGAVVNNASVVGWRAQAGQAHYAAAKAGVMALTRCAALDAAEFGVRVNAVAPSLVLHPHLAKVTSAPLLAELESREAFGRSAEPWEVANTIVFLASDYATYLTGEVLSVSSQHP; encoded by the coding sequence GTGACCGCTCCCGCCGAACCCGCCCCGCACGCGCTGCTGACCGGCCGGACCGCGCTCGTCACCGCCGCCGCGGGAACGGGGATCGGCGCGGCCACCGCCCGCCGGATGCTGCGCGAAGGCGCCCGGGTCGTGCTCAGCGACCGGCACGAGCGGCGGCTGGAGGCCACTCGCGCCGAACTCGCCGAGCTGCCGGGCGCGCGGGTGCTCGCCGTGCCCTGCGACGTCACCGACGAGCGGCAGGTGGCGGACCTGTTCGCCGCCGCCACCGCCGAGTTCGGCCGGCTCGACGTGGTCGTCAACAACGCCGGGCTCGGCGGCACGGCCGCCATCCAGGACATGACCGATGAGCAGTGGGACGGCGTCCTCGACGTCACCCTCAACGGCACGTTCCGCTGCACCCGCGCCGCGATCCGGCACTTCCGGGACGCCGGCGGCGGGGGAGCGGTGGTGAACAACGCCTCGGTGGTCGGCTGGCGGGCGCAGGCCGGGCAGGCGCACTACGCGGCCGCGAAGGCCGGGGTGATGGCGCTGACCCGGTGCGCGGCCCTCGACGCCGCCGAGTTCGGCGTCCGGGTCAACGCGGTGGCGCCGAGCCTGGTGCTGCACCCGCACCTGGCGAAGGTCACCTCCGCGCCGCTGCTGGCCGAACTCGAATCCCGCGAGGCGTTCGGCCGCTCCGCCGAGCCCTGGGAGGTCGCGAACACCATCGTCTTCCTCGCCTCCGACTACGCCACCTACCTGACCGGAGAGGTCCTCTCGGTCAGCAGCCAGCACCCCTGA
- a CDS encoding acyl-CoA dehydrogenase family protein, with protein sequence MDLTDSPAEAAFRREVRDWLGDHLTGEFADARGLGGPGSEHEAFEVRLAWDRLLADGGWTCLGWPVEHGGRGASTAQQVIFHEEYARAAAPVRVGHVGEELLGPTLIAFGTEQQRRRFLPEIVAVRELWCQGYSEPSAGSDLANVSTRARRDGPDWVIDGQKTWTSLAHQADWCFLLARTGPPGQRHRGLSCLLVPMDRPGVEVRPIVQLTGTSEFNEVFFDGARTAAEHVVGEAGDGWRVAMGTLGFERGVGTIDQQVVFRRELERITELARTGGALDDPVLRDKITRAWIGLEVMRFTALRTLTGVAEGTAGPEASIAKLHWATFHRGLGELAVEVAGACGLVAAGAPYELDEGQRLFLFSRADTIYGGSNEIQRTIIAERVLGLPKEARP encoded by the coding sequence AGCCCGGCCGAAGCGGCGTTCCGCCGCGAGGTCCGCGACTGGCTCGGCGACCACCTCACCGGCGAGTTCGCCGACGCCCGCGGGCTCGGCGGCCCGGGCAGCGAGCACGAGGCGTTCGAGGTCCGGCTGGCCTGGGACCGGCTGCTCGCCGACGGCGGCTGGACCTGCCTGGGCTGGCCGGTGGAGCACGGCGGGCGCGGCGCCTCCACCGCGCAGCAGGTGATCTTCCACGAGGAGTACGCGCGGGCCGCGGCGCCGGTGCGCGTCGGCCACGTCGGCGAAGAGCTGCTCGGGCCCACGCTGATCGCCTTCGGCACCGAGCAGCAGCGCCGCCGGTTCCTGCCGGAGATCGTGGCGGTCCGCGAGCTGTGGTGCCAGGGCTACTCCGAACCCTCGGCCGGCTCCGACCTGGCGAACGTGTCCACCCGGGCGCGGCGCGACGGGCCGGACTGGGTGATCGACGGGCAGAAGACGTGGACCTCGCTGGCGCACCAGGCGGACTGGTGCTTCCTGCTCGCCCGCACCGGGCCGCCGGGGCAGCGCCACCGCGGGCTGTCCTGCCTGCTGGTGCCGATGGACCGGCCGGGCGTCGAGGTGCGGCCCATCGTGCAGCTCACCGGCACCTCCGAGTTCAACGAGGTGTTCTTCGACGGCGCCCGCACCGCCGCCGAGCACGTCGTCGGCGAGGCCGGCGACGGCTGGCGGGTCGCCATGGGCACCCTCGGCTTCGAACGCGGCGTCGGCACCATCGACCAGCAGGTGGTGTTCCGGCGCGAACTGGAACGCATCACCGAACTCGCCCGCACCGGCGGCGCCCTGGACGACCCGGTGCTGCGCGACAAGATCACCCGGGCGTGGATCGGGCTGGAGGTCATGCGGTTCACCGCGCTGCGCACCCTCACCGGCGTCGCCGAGGGCACGGCCGGGCCGGAGGCATCCATCGCGAAGCTGCACTGGGCGACCTTCCACCGCGGCCTCGGTGAACTGGCGGTGGAGGTCGCCGGAGCCTGCGGGCTGGTCGCCGCCGGAGCGCCCTACGAGCTCGACGAGGGGCAGCGGCTGTTCCTGTTCTCCCGCGCCGACACGATCTACGGCGGCTCCAACGAGATCCAGCGCACCATCATCGCCGAGCGGGTGCTCGGCCTGCCGAAGGAGGCCCGGCCGTGA